The following proteins come from a genomic window of Pyxidicoccus sp. MSG2:
- a CDS encoding PLP-dependent aminotransferase family protein yields the protein MPPGIPTITLDPRSNRPVYLQIAHALMSEIHRGRFRPGDALPGYRTLAQGLGVSRNTVMAAYRELADEGWLVAAPGEGSTVAPTPPRRLPGASETPPGPAAELTGAGMGFDLRRPPDPAVPDAARNLLRVATGNPDPRLLPGAALARAYRRALTVNPRGTLAVDDPQGHPTLREALARSLRAARGVAAAPERLVVTRGGQLPLALVAHALLGPGDAVAVEALGARDAWEACARAGARCLPVPVDAQGLDVDALERLLSTERLRAVLTTPVRQYPSVVALSPERRARLLALAARHRFAVLESEHDAEFQFEGALPLPLAAEDRAGVVVLVGSLSKIFSPGLRLGFVHAPAPLVAQLRSARDALDRHGDPALERAMAELLEDGEIERHLNRMHPVYRHRRDVLANALSEHVGAALTFDPPTGGLALWARTREGLDVDAWARRGLERGVAFQAGRQFAFDGGAVPGLRIGFSNYGDAELVEVARRMGEALPEGR from the coding sequence ATGCCCCCCGGCATCCCCACCATCACCCTCGACCCGCGCTCCAACCGCCCGGTCTACCTGCAGATTGCGCATGCGCTCATGTCCGAGATTCACCGTGGCCGGTTCCGGCCCGGCGACGCGCTCCCGGGCTACCGCACGCTCGCGCAGGGGCTGGGCGTGTCCCGCAACACGGTGATGGCCGCCTACCGCGAGCTCGCCGACGAGGGATGGCTGGTGGCGGCGCCGGGCGAGGGGAGCACCGTCGCACCCACGCCGCCGCGGCGCCTTCCGGGCGCCTCGGAGACTCCGCCCGGGCCCGCGGCGGAGCTCACGGGCGCCGGCATGGGCTTCGACCTCCGCCGGCCCCCCGACCCCGCGGTGCCCGACGCCGCCCGCAATCTGCTCCGCGTCGCCACCGGCAACCCCGACCCGCGCCTCCTGCCTGGCGCCGCGCTCGCGCGGGCCTACCGCCGCGCGCTCACCGTGAACCCGCGCGGCACGCTCGCGGTGGACGACCCGCAGGGCCACCCCACCCTGCGCGAGGCGCTCGCGCGCTCGCTGCGCGCGGCCCGCGGCGTCGCCGCCGCGCCTGAGCGACTGGTGGTCACCCGCGGCGGGCAGCTGCCGCTGGCCCTCGTGGCCCACGCCCTGCTCGGGCCAGGCGACGCGGTGGCGGTCGAGGCGCTCGGCGCACGAGACGCGTGGGAGGCGTGCGCCCGCGCCGGCGCGCGCTGCCTGCCGGTGCCGGTGGACGCGCAGGGGCTCGACGTGGACGCCCTCGAGCGGCTCCTCTCGACGGAGCGGCTGCGCGCGGTGCTCACCACCCCGGTGCGCCAGTACCCCTCGGTGGTCGCGCTCTCGCCGGAGCGCCGGGCGCGGCTGCTCGCCCTCGCGGCGCGCCACCGGTTCGCCGTGCTGGAGTCCGAGCACGACGCCGAGTTCCAGTTCGAAGGAGCGTTGCCCCTGCCGCTAGCCGCGGAGGACCGCGCGGGCGTGGTGGTGCTGGTGGGCTCCCTCTCGAAAATCTTCAGCCCCGGGCTCCGCCTCGGCTTCGTCCACGCGCCCGCGCCGCTCGTGGCGCAGCTGCGCTCCGCCCGCGACGCCCTCGACCGCCACGGTGACCCCGCGCTCGAGCGGGCGATGGCGGAGCTGCTCGAGGACGGCGAGATTGAGCGCCACCTCAACCGCATGCACCCCGTCTACCGCCACCGTCGCGACGTGCTCGCGAACGCGCTCTCGGAGCACGTCGGCGCCGCGCTCACCTTCGACCCGCCCACGGGCGGCCTCGCCCTGTGGGCCCGCACGCGAGAGGGGCTCGACGTGGACGCCTGGGCGCGGCGCGGCCTCGAGCGCGGGGTCGCCTTCCAGGCCGGCCGGCAGTTCGCCTTCGACGGCGGCGCTGTCCCGGGGCTGCGCATCGGTTTCTCCAACTACGGCGACGCAGAGCTGGTCGAGGTCGCGCGACGTATGGGCGAGGCCCTCCCGGAGGGGCGATGA